Proteins encoded by one window of Rhodamnia argentea isolate NSW1041297 chromosome 6, ASM2092103v1, whole genome shotgun sequence:
- the LOC115748441 gene encoding auxin efflux carrier component 5-like: MMLGWDDVYKVVVSMFPLYVALMLGYGSVKWWRLFTHEQCDGINRFIALFILPLFGFEFTAHMNPYAMNFGLLAADALSKLTTLAVLALWGRFSSRASYSWCITTFSLCTLTNLLIVGVPVMRAMYGQWGVDLVVQLCMLQSLVWIPLLLLFLEFRKTRVTDLAAPPSSPPPENNGVADEDRDVETSAADASEGGDDHPEKRSYWSFARVVWMKMATNPNVYANVLGLAWALMASRFKFTMPSIMEGSVEIMSKAGTGTAMFNIGIFIAMQTKVIACGTGPTVLGMVSRFLVGPAIMALCSLAVGLHGPALRVAIIQAALPQAIASFVFANEYGLHANVLGLAVVFGTVISLPLLIGYYIGLEYAA; this comes from the exons ATGATGTTAGGGTGGGACGACGTGTACAAGGTGGTCGTGTCGATGTTCCCGCTGTACGTGGCGCTCATGCTCGGCTATGGCTCCGTCAAGTGGTGGCGCCTCTTCACCCACGAGCAGTGCGACGGCATCAACCGCTTCATCGCCCTCTTCATCCTCCCCCTCTTCGGCTTCGAGTTCACCGCCCACATGAATCCGTACGCCATGAACTTCGGCCTCCTCGCCGCTGACGCTCTGTCCAAGCTCACCACCCTCGCGGTCCTCGCCCTCTGGGGGAGGTTCAGCAGCCGGGCGAGCTACAGCTGGTGCATCACCACGTTCTCGCTGTGCACCCTGACGAACCTGCTCATCGTCGGCGTGCCGGTGATGCGGGCCATGTACGGCCAGTGGGGGGTCGACCTGGTGGTCCAGCTGTGCATGCTGCAGTCCCTGGTTTGGATCCCTCTGCTTCTCCTGTTTCTCGAGTTCCGAAAGACGAGGGTGACGGATTTGGCCGCTCCTCCGTCTTCTCCTCCTCCCGAAAACAACGGTGTCGCTGATGAAGACAGGGACGTAGAGACGAGTGCTGCGGATGCAAGTGAAGGCGGTGACGATCATCCTGAGAAGAGGAGCTATTGGTCATTCGCAAGAGTGGTGTGGATGAAGATGGCCACGAACCCTAACGTGTATGCCAATGTTCTCGGCCTCGCTTGGGCTCTCATGGCTAGCAg GTTCAAATTCACTATGCCGAGCATCATGGAAGGTTCGGTTGAGATCATGTCGAAAGCGGGGACGGGCACGGCCATGTTCAACATCG GGATATTCATAGCAATGCAAACGAAGGTGATAGCTTGCGGAACGGGACCCACGGTTCTAGGAATGGTGTCGAGGTTCTTGGTTGGGCCCGCAATTATGGCCCTTTGCTCTCTTGCAGTGGGCTTGCATGGGCCTGCTTTACGTGTCGCCATCATTCAG GCGGCACTTCCGCAGGCCATAGCTTCGTTCGTGTTCGCCAATGAATACGGGTTGCATGCGAACGTCCTCGGCCTTGC GGTGGTGTTTGGCACGGTGATTTCCCTTCCGCTGCTGATTGGCTACTACATTGGCTTGGAATATGCAGCATAA
- the LOC115748410 gene encoding CBS domain-containing protein CBSX6 — MASVFIYHVVGDLTVGKPELAEFVETDTVESAIAAIGVSTEGGIPVWKRRSLPGSVVESPDMRQQRFVGILDSLDIVTFLARSECLQDQERAMKTPVSEVVVPNSSLLKLVDPGTRLIDALEMMKQGVKRLLVPKSTVWRGMSKRFSILYNGKWLKNNSSNNLAVNTNRPSSSSTTSIRDKFCCLSREDILRFLIGCLGALAPLPLSSISSLGAVNFNYSSVDASSPAIEVTGKRPHDPRALAVVEKSPDDEPKIIGEISASKLWKCDYFAAAWALANLSAGQFVMGVEDNVTPRSLPESQFINSKVGPSDGMANGVGSNRLRKFSSRSIGFFSNPTSPSFGSSRSMYRGRSAPLTCKVTSSLAAVMAQMLSHRATHVWVIESDNEDILVGVVGYAEILVAVTKQLPPSIPSIRSVEGLATAPEIQS, encoded by the exons atggCCTCGGTGTTTATATACCACGTGGTTGGTGATTTAACCGTGGGGAAGCCTGAGCTGGCGGAGTTCGTTGAGACAGACACAGTCGAGTCGGCGATAGCAGCGATCGGAGTGTCAACGGAAGGAGGGATACCAGTTTGGAAGAGGAGATCGTTGCCTGGAAGTGTGGTTGAGAGCCCCGATATGAGGCAGCAGAGGTTTGTGGGTATCTTGGATTCTCTTGACATTGTCACTTTTTTGGCGAGGAGTGAGTGTTTGCAAGATCAGGAGAGAGCCATGAAGACCCCTGTGTCTGAGGTTGTTGTCCCCAATAGTTCTTTGCTGAAATTGGTTGATCCTGGAACAAG ACTGATAGATGCACTGGAGATGATGAAGCAAGGAGTGAAGCGTCTTCTTGTCCCGAAGAGCACTGTGTGGAGAGGCATGAGCAAAAGATTCTCAATTTTGTACAATGGCAAGTGGCTTAAGAACAACAGCAGCAACAATCTTGCTGTCAATACCAACCGGCCTTCCTCATCTTCCACCACCTCTATCCGTGACAAGTTTTGTTGCCTTTCCAGAGAAGACATCCTCAGATTCCTCATCGGTTGCCTTGGTGCACTTGCCCCATTGCCCCTTTCCTCCATCTCATCCCTTGGTGCTGTCAATTTTAACTACAGTTCTGTGGATGCCTCTTCACCTGCCATTGAAGTGACTGGGAAGCGACCTCATGACCCCAGAGCGCTTGCTGTCGTGGAGAAGTCACCAGATGACGAACCCAAGATAATTGGTGAGATTTCAGCCTCCAAACTGTGGAAATGCGACTATTTTGCCGCAGCATGGGCTTTAGCCAATCTCTCTGCCGGTCAGTTTGTGATGGGGGTTGAAGATAACGTGACTCCAAGGTCACTTCCTGAAAGTCAATTTATCAACTCAAAAGTGGGACCCAGTGACGGTATGGCCAATGGAGTTGGGTCGAACCGGCTGAGGAAGTTCAGTAGTAGGAGCATCGGGTTCTTCAGCAATCCAACAAGCCCGAGTTTTGGCTCTAGTAGGAGCATGTACAGGGGAAGAAGTGCACCCTTGACATGTAAGGTCACGAGTTCATTAGCTGCAGTAATGGCTCAGATGTTGTCTCACAGGGCCACTCATGTGTGGGTGATCGAGTCCGACAACGAAGACATACTAGTCGGGGTGGTCGGGTATGCAGAAATTCTGGTTGCCGTGACGAAGCAACTGCCACCTAGTATTCCATCAATTCGATCTGTTGAAGGACTTGCAACAGCACCAGAGATTCAGAGCTGA